In one Pseudodesulfovibrio tunisiensis genomic region, the following are encoded:
- a CDS encoding PAS domain S-box protein yields the protein MRHEAKQTSISRLFMGFLALLFVLQMAIGIFVITHFIGGEMSAMLMGHVQSQLRSHQVSLENYVRDRLLLLRDYAAMPALVAGSMQPAANMASTVDFMENLSFLDESALFCLQDFAGVSIHASLGVPMLHLPEGPELASLIEGDMESLVSMVQVEQGGQEQAFWRFSVPVKYQGMPEGVLSAFVRVTLAPFLAEDNQDQRLAILGQEREVVSVGVVSPPVIRLRAETGYPGISLVQEVSRSKVEKRLSYLLGALIVALVVGAALFMLGIHLVSRKFFLIPHARLQTLTDELEREVQIRTADLQEKTQQLSLEIQDRRDAELLARETGQLLSALLEGIGAAFFIVEPHQGKIVRSNSVVRNMFGISPNDLPGDSDIHVYADQLDMESDLFCPNCIEERYSESSARHVDGHSFSVARYLVPMEIQEKPHWGILLLDITERKNLERRLGIAQKLESLGELASGVAHEINTPIQYVGDSVRFVEEAFEDVLGIMKAYDSLVRECVKDEVCQTSLTKIASLAEEADLEFIMTEVPKACGRALEGTDRVATIVRALKNFAHPGDGGRKAVDINQALENTILVAKNEWKYVAEIEKDFGDLPLVTCLAGDVNQVFLNILVNAAHAIEDVVGNSGEKGKNNDIHASGRR from the coding sequence ATGCGACATGAGGCAAAGCAGACCTCGATTTCCCGACTTTTCATGGGATTTCTGGCCCTGCTTTTCGTGCTTCAGATGGCAATCGGAATCTTCGTCATCACGCATTTCATTGGCGGGGAAATGTCCGCCATGCTCATGGGGCATGTGCAGAGCCAGTTGCGCAGCCATCAGGTCTCTCTGGAAAATTATGTGCGCGACCGGCTGCTGCTGCTCAGGGATTATGCCGCGATGCCTGCCCTTGTGGCGGGAAGCATGCAGCCAGCGGCAAATATGGCCAGTACCGTTGATTTCATGGAGAACCTTTCCTTTCTGGATGAATCGGCGCTGTTCTGTCTGCAGGATTTTGCCGGGGTTTCGATCCATGCTTCACTTGGCGTTCCCATGTTGCATCTTCCCGAAGGGCCGGAGCTGGCATCTCTGATCGAAGGGGATATGGAGTCCCTTGTCAGCATGGTTCAGGTGGAACAAGGCGGGCAGGAACAGGCGTTCTGGCGGTTCAGCGTGCCCGTGAAATATCAGGGCATGCCCGAAGGTGTCCTTTCCGCCTTTGTCAGGGTGACGCTGGCCCCCTTTCTTGCCGAAGACAATCAGGACCAGCGACTCGCCATTCTCGGGCAGGAACGGGAAGTCGTCTCGGTCGGAGTCGTGTCCCCGCCGGTCATACGGTTGCGGGCCGAAACCGGGTATCCGGGGATTTCCCTGGTTCAGGAGGTCAGCAGAAGCAAGGTGGAAAAGCGTCTTTCCTATCTGCTGGGCGCGTTGATAGTGGCTCTGGTGGTGGGGGCTGCCCTGTTCATGCTCGGCATTCATCTTGTGAGCAGGAAGTTCTTTCTGATTCCGCATGCCCGGCTTCAGACCCTGACGGATGAGCTGGAAAGGGAAGTGCAAATACGCACTGCGGACTTGCAGGAAAAAACGCAACAGTTGTCTCTGGAAATTCAGGACCGCCGTGATGCGGAACTTCTGGCGCGGGAAACCGGGCAACTGCTCTCTGCTCTTCTCGAGGGCATTGGCGCCGCCTTTTTCATAGTTGAGCCCCATCAAGGGAAAATCGTACGTTCCAACAGCGTTGTCAGGAACATGTTCGGCATTTCTCCCAATGATCTGCCGGGGGATAGTGACATTCATGTCTATGCCGATCAGCTTGACATGGAGAGTGACTTGTTTTGCCCCAACTGCATTGAAGAAAGGTATTCGGAAAGTTCGGCCCGGCATGTGGATGGGCACAGCTTTTCCGTTGCCAGATACCTCGTGCCCATGGAGATACAGGAAAAACCTCATTGGGGAATTCTGCTGCTGGATATTACGGAACGGAAGAACCTCGAGCGCAGGCTCGGCATAGCCCAGAAGCTTGAATCGCTTGGAGAGCTGGCCTCGGGCGTCGCACACGAGATCAATACCCCCATTCAGTACGTCGGCGACAGCGTGCGTTTTGTCGAGGAGGCGTTCGAGGACGTGCTGGGCATCATGAAAGCCTATGATTCCCTTGTCCGTGAATGCGTGAAGGACGAGGTCTGTCAGACTTCCCTGACGAAAATCGCTTCGCTTGCCGAGGAGGCCGATCTGGAATTCATCATGACCGAAGTCCCCAAGGCCTGTGGCAGGGCCCTGGAAGGAACGGACAGGGTCGCCACCATTGTCCGGGCCCTGAAGAATTTCGCACATCCCGGGGATGGGGGCAGGAAGGCCGTGGACATCAATCAGGCACTGGAAAACACGATCCTCGTGGCCAAGAACGAATGGAAATATGTTGCAGAAATCGAGAAGGATTTTGGCGATCTCCCTCTGGTGACCTGTCTGGCGGGGGATGTGAATCAGGTGTTTCTGAACATTCTGGTCAACGCGGCTCATGCCATTGAGGACGTGGTGGGCAATTCCGGTGAAAAAGGGAAAAATAACGATATCCACGCGAGTGGACGGAGATGA
- a CDS encoding sensor histidine kinase, translating to MVGIRDTGTGIAPENRTKVFDPFFTTKEVGKGSGQGLAIAHDIVVERHGGTLDLETEVGKGTAFIIRLPVMGENRGGES from the coding sequence GTGGTGGGCATACGTGACACGGGTACCGGTATCGCGCCGGAGAATCGGACCAAGGTCTTTGATCCGTTTTTCACCACCAAGGAGGTGGGCAAGGGATCGGGGCAGGGGTTGGCCATTGCCCACGACATTGTCGTGGAGCGTCATGGCGGAACTCTCGACTTGGAAACCGAAGTGGGAAAGGGAACAGCGTTCATCATCAGGCTGCCTGTCATGGGCGAAAATCGGGGTGGCGAATCATGA
- a CDS encoding response regulator, with amino-acid sequence MKRRILFVDDEQSVLDGFRVMLHSQRREWRCAFALSGEQGLSMIREAPFDVVIADMRMPGMDGADFLKEVERLQPATIRMILSGYSDMQLLLKSARHAHQFLSKPCSSEKLISAIRRVTGLSPILNNEAVRSIVTGLNALPVIPDLYIRITQELERPEPDLKRIAELVQRDVGMTATLMKVVNSSFFGFYRKIKDPAHAVTLLGIDALKGLVLGAHLLSKLDTSSFKGYSVEKLWEHCLQTGYFAKTIASGEGRDRQFVEDCFIAGILHDVGKLVLVTQMDGFYKPVVESVRQEGGPVVVHERRRLGVSHAEVGAYLLGLWGFKQSVVEGVFGHHGAIQDRGSLTEALVVHVANALQHELGPANSGYVFEQVHSDWLEAANTGDKLEKWREACIRYGESM; translated from the coding sequence ATGAAGCGAAGAATACTGTTTGTGGATGATGAACAGAGTGTGCTGGACGGGTTCAGGGTCATGCTGCATTCCCAGAGACGGGAATGGAGGTGCGCTTTCGCCCTGAGCGGGGAGCAGGGGCTGTCAATGATCCGGGAAGCTCCGTTCGACGTGGTGATTGCGGACATGCGCATGCCGGGAATGGACGGGGCCGATTTTCTCAAGGAAGTGGAAAGGCTTCAGCCCGCAACCATCCGCATGATTCTTTCCGGTTATTCCGACATGCAGCTTCTGCTGAAGTCCGCGCGTCACGCTCACCAGTTTCTGAGCAAGCCGTGCAGTTCCGAAAAACTGATCAGCGCGATTCGACGTGTGACGGGGTTGAGTCCGATTCTGAACAACGAGGCTGTACGGTCCATCGTCACCGGGCTCAATGCCTTGCCCGTCATTCCGGATTTGTACATCAGGATCACCCAGGAACTGGAACGTCCGGAGCCGGACTTGAAACGCATTGCCGAGTTGGTACAGCGCGATGTCGGCATGACCGCCACGCTGATGAAGGTCGTGAATTCCTCCTTTTTCGGTTTTTACCGGAAGATCAAGGACCCGGCTCATGCCGTGACTTTGCTAGGAATTGACGCACTCAAGGGGCTTGTGCTGGGGGCTCACCTGCTGAGCAAGCTGGATACGTCCTCATTCAAGGGATATTCCGTTGAAAAGCTGTGGGAGCACTGCCTGCAGACCGGGTATTTTGCCAAGACCATTGCTTCGGGAGAAGGGCGGGACAGGCAATTCGTCGAGGATTGCTTCATCGCCGGTATCCTGCACGATGTGGGGAAACTGGTGCTCGTGACCCAGATGGACGGTTTCTACAAACCCGTGGTGGAGTCCGTGCGACAGGAGGGTGGCCCTGTGGTCGTACATGAACGACGCAGGCTTGGTGTCAGCCATGCCGAGGTGGGAGCCTATCTTCTGGGGTTGTGGGGGTTCAAGCAAAGCGTTGTTGAAGGTGTCTTCGGACACCACGGCGCCATTCAGGACAGGGGATCGTTGACAGAGGCTCTGGTCGTGCATGTCGCCAACGCACTGCAGCATGAACTTGGCCCGGCGAATTCCGGCTATGTGTTTGAACAGGTGCATTCCGATTGGCTGGAAGCCGCGAATACTGGCGACAAGCTGGAAAAGTGGCGGGAAGCCTGCATAAGGTATGGAGAGTCGATGTGA
- a CDS encoding HD domain-containing phosphohydrolase produces the protein MRKGQRILFVDDEQNILDTYRSSLRKRFVVDVAPGPNLGLEKVRESGPYAVVVSDLKMPGMDGITFLRKVQDVAPDTVRVMLTGHADLGSAISAVNEGAVFRFLTKPIPLDEMIRTLESAVGQYSLVVAERELLRGTLRGCIKVLTDILSLVNPEAFGRSERVRRYAGYVAQHLHLKHGLFLDLAAMLCQLGCVTLTDTVLHKAYRGDVMSPEEEKMFRMHPAITADMLANIPRMERISRIIQQQDDALVDNPTMPVEARILKICLDYDSLRQRGLNKRDAIDVLRRREGVYDLKIVDVLERGTAGEDGFVRRELALAELRPGMILDDPLWSVDEVHLMAEGTELTETALIRIQNFMKAKRLPTKIRVLLPPSRGRGLSWKGLHEALGDFDGYAVAV, from the coding sequence GTGAGAAAAGGGCAACGGATTCTTTTCGTGGATGACGAGCAGAACATTCTGGATACCTACCGCTCTTCCTTGAGAAAACGTTTTGTTGTCGACGTCGCCCCTGGCCCCAATTTGGGGCTGGAAAAAGTGCGGGAAAGCGGCCCTTATGCCGTCGTGGTTTCCGATCTCAAGATGCCCGGCATGGATGGCATCACCTTTTTGCGCAAGGTGCAGGATGTTGCTCCGGACACGGTGCGGGTGATGCTCACTGGACATGCCGATCTCGGTTCCGCGATTTCTGCGGTCAACGAAGGGGCTGTTTTTCGTTTTCTGACAAAACCGATACCTCTGGACGAAATGATTCGCACCCTGGAAAGCGCTGTCGGGCAGTATTCCTTGGTGGTGGCCGAGCGCGAATTGCTTCGCGGTACCTTGAGAGGATGCATCAAGGTGCTCACCGATATTTTGAGTCTGGTCAATCCCGAGGCGTTCGGAAGAAGTGAACGTGTGCGTCGTTATGCCGGGTATGTTGCGCAGCATCTGCATCTGAAACATGGGCTCTTTCTTGATTTGGCAGCCATGCTTTGCCAACTGGGGTGCGTGACCCTGACGGATACTGTCCTGCACAAGGCGTATCGGGGGGATGTCATGTCTCCTGAGGAGGAAAAGATGTTCAGGATGCATCCCGCCATAACAGCCGACATGTTGGCAAATATCCCCCGCATGGAGCGGATTTCCCGGATCATTCAGCAGCAGGACGATGCCCTGGTCGACAACCCCACCATGCCGGTGGAAGCCAGAATCCTGAAAATATGTCTGGATTACGACAGCCTGCGGCAAAGGGGGCTTAACAAGCGTGACGCCATAGATGTCTTGCGGCGTCGGGAAGGAGTGTACGATCTCAAGATTGTGGACGTACTGGAGCGGGGCACCGCCGGGGAGGATGGTTTCGTGCGGCGTGAGCTTGCGCTTGCCGAATTGCGTCCGGGCATGATTCTGGATGACCCCCTGTGGAGCGTTGACGAGGTGCATCTGATGGCGGAAGGCACGGAATTGACGGAAACCGCGCTTATTCGCATCCAGAATTTCATGAAGGCCAAACGGTTGCCCACGAAAATTCGGGTTCTGCTCCCTCCCTCTCGGGGGAGAGGCCTGAGTTGGAAAGGGCTTCATGAGGCTCTCGGGGATTTTGATGGCTATGCCGTGGCTGTTTGA
- a CDS encoding calcium/sodium antiporter: MFLSISAVLCGLWLLLWSADKFVDGAAGTARHFGMPPLLIGMVVVGFGTSAPEIVVSTLASLQGNPGIALGNAYGSNITNIALILGITAIVSPIAVQSRILRTELPVLSAVSLLAIWMLRDGNLSRMDAAMLLLVFGGLLIWTIRSGLRDRNDAFGNEMEQSLDARPAPIRKALFRLCIGLILLIVSSRILVWGAVTIAHAFGAGDLVIGLTIVAIGTSLPELASSIIAARKGEHDICLGNVIGSNLFNTLAVVGIAGLIHPTPVEREIVHRDMLFMTALTISLFIIGYGFGRQGRINRIEGAVLLFCYGGYLTYLLVALFQTATA; the protein is encoded by the coding sequence ATGTTTCTGTCGATTTCTGCCGTTTTGTGCGGTCTTTGGCTCCTGCTATGGAGCGCGGACAAATTCGTTGACGGGGCAGCAGGCACGGCCAGACATTTCGGCATGCCGCCGCTTCTGATCGGCATGGTTGTCGTGGGATTCGGGACCTCGGCTCCGGAGATCGTGGTTTCGACGCTGGCCTCGCTGCAAGGCAATCCGGGCATAGCCTTGGGCAATGCCTATGGTTCCAACATCACCAACATTGCCCTGATTCTCGGCATCACGGCGATAGTAAGCCCCATTGCCGTACAGTCGCGTATTCTGCGCACGGAACTTCCCGTTCTTTCCGCTGTTTCACTGCTTGCCATCTGGATGCTCCGGGACGGAAACCTGTCCCGTATGGACGCCGCCATGCTGCTTCTCGTTTTCGGAGGGTTGCTGATCTGGACAATCCGTAGCGGATTGCGAGACAGAAACGACGCGTTCGGCAACGAAATGGAACAAAGCCTCGACGCACGTCCAGCTCCAATTCGAAAGGCCCTGTTCCGACTTTGCATCGGCCTGATTCTGCTGATTGTCAGTTCCCGAATTCTGGTATGGGGAGCCGTGACAATCGCCCATGCATTCGGAGCAGGCGATCTGGTCATCGGGCTGACCATCGTCGCAATCGGAACGTCATTGCCGGAGCTGGCGTCATCCATCATTGCCGCGCGCAAGGGCGAACACGACATATGTCTCGGCAACGTGATCGGTTCGAACCTGTTCAACACACTGGCCGTCGTGGGGATTGCGGGATTGATCCACCCCACGCCTGTTGAACGTGAAATCGTCCATCGGGACATGCTGTTCATGACGGCATTGACGATTTCACTTTTCATCATTGGCTACGGATTCGGACGGCAAGGTCGAATCAATCGCATTGAAGGCGCCGTGCTGCTGTTCTGTTATGGAGGCTACCTGACCTACCTGCTCGTTGCGCTCTTTCAAACAGCCACGGCATAG
- a CDS encoding tyrosine-type recombinase/integrase, with protein MAAVKRHKTQYPGVFFIESSESATGKPERIYYIRYYKKGKSVEEKAGRQHKDNMTPAKASRIRVLRLSGKMDSNNERRDKLRKKRERLTLNRIWEAFFDYKQSNKSIRSDRYRWNRHLREDVGDKLPEEVTTSDVDAIRKKLEARGLAPATVKQALVLLKRVLNFGAKRGLCTPVDVARIYFDMPKVNNIRTEDLSEEQLERLLDVLHHEPDRTPANIMLLALFTGMRRGEIFRLEWEHVDFERGFIFIKDPKGMVDQHIPMNSSAREVLLEQLEVRRNEYVFYGRTCKPIRDMRIPFRNICDKAGLPKDFRPMHGLRHVFASTLASSGKVDMYTLQKLLTHKSPQMVQRYAHLRDEALIAASESIGDLMKRKN; from the coding sequence GTGGCAGCCGTCAAACGTCACAAGACGCAATATCCGGGAGTGTTTTTCATTGAGTCGTCAGAATCTGCAACAGGCAAGCCGGAGCGTATCTACTACATTAGATACTACAAGAAAGGAAAGTCTGTCGAGGAGAAAGCTGGACGCCAACATAAGGACAACATGACTCCAGCAAAGGCAAGTCGGATTCGTGTGCTTCGGCTTTCCGGAAAGATGGACTCCAACAATGAACGACGGGACAAGCTGAGAAAGAAGCGTGAAAGACTTACCCTGAATCGGATATGGGAAGCCTTTTTTGACTACAAGCAAAGCAACAAGAGCATCAGGAGTGACCGCTATCGTTGGAACAGGCACTTGCGGGAGGATGTTGGAGACAAGTTGCCGGAAGAGGTGACGACTTCTGATGTCGATGCCATCCGCAAGAAACTGGAAGCGCGGGGGCTTGCTCCTGCAACGGTAAAGCAGGCTCTTGTCCTGTTGAAGCGTGTGCTCAATTTCGGGGCCAAGCGTGGGCTGTGTACGCCTGTGGATGTGGCCCGGATTTATTTCGATATGCCAAAGGTCAACAATATTCGGACAGAGGATTTGTCCGAAGAGCAGTTGGAGCGGCTGCTTGATGTGTTGCACCATGAGCCGGACCGGACGCCCGCCAACATCATGCTTTTGGCCTTGTTCACCGGGATGCGAAGAGGGGAGATATTCCGGCTTGAATGGGAGCATGTGGACTTCGAGCGAGGATTCATTTTCATCAAGGACCCGAAGGGAATGGTGGATCAGCATATCCCCATGAATTCCTCTGCCCGTGAGGTTCTGCTTGAGCAACTTGAAGTTCGCCGGAACGAGTACGTTTTCTATGGACGCACTTGCAAACCTATCCGGGACATGCGGATTCCATTTCGGAATATTTGCGACAAGGCGGGGTTGCCCAAGGATTTCCGTCCGATGCACGGGTTGCGGCATGTGTTTGCCTCGACTCTTGCCAGTTCCGGCAAGGTGGACATGTACACCCTGCAAAAGCTGCTTACCCACAAGAGTCCGCAAATGGTTCAGCGTTACGCCCATTTGCGGGATGAAGCTCTCATTGCTGCTTCCGAGTCCATAGGCGACCTGATGAAGCGGAAGAACTGA
- a CDS encoding ATP-binding protein encodes MYARNITPELLEALEDSPVLFLRGARQVGKSTLAKELLADRFPAKYVSLDNATALAAATSDPTGFIAGQPRPLIIDEVQRVPELLLAIKEDVDNNRRPGQFLLTGSANLLTLPMVNESLAGRMEIQTLWPLSHAEQVGRKTDFVHALFSGSIADFKSDEPYDLPSMLTVGGYPESVSKKSAKRRAGWFDAYLTSIVERDIRDIARIQETTTMLRLLRLLATRTANQLNQSELSRTIQVPNASLGRYMNLLEKVFLIHFLPAWSANLGKRLVKAPKLYMVDCGLAAHLMEADADRLTSSPEIAGQLLETFVVNEVLKHLTWSRVMATPYHFRTHAGLEVDLVLERPSGQLACIEIKHSAQVAAKHFRGLKSLRDDLNNRFQIGVVLYTGTEVVPFGDRLYAVPLGALWE; translated from the coding sequence ATGTACGCACGAAATATCACCCCGGAGTTGCTGGAAGCCCTTGAAGATTCGCCGGTTCTGTTCCTGCGTGGAGCACGGCAGGTGGGCAAGAGCACGTTGGCCAAGGAATTGCTGGCGGACAGATTCCCGGCCAAGTATGTCAGTCTGGACAACGCGACGGCCTTGGCTGCGGCGACGAGCGACCCCACGGGATTCATTGCGGGCCAGCCTCGGCCATTGATCATAGATGAGGTGCAGCGCGTTCCGGAACTGCTGTTGGCAATCAAGGAGGACGTGGACAACAATCGGCGTCCCGGCCAATTCCTGCTGACGGGATCGGCCAACCTGCTGACCCTGCCCATGGTGAACGAGTCTCTGGCCGGACGAATGGAGATTCAGACCTTGTGGCCGTTGTCTCACGCCGAACAGGTGGGGCGGAAAACGGATTTCGTGCATGCGCTGTTCAGCGGAAGCATTGCGGATTTCAAATCGGATGAGCCGTATGATCTGCCTTCCATGCTCACTGTCGGCGGCTATCCCGAATCCGTATCGAAAAAGTCCGCCAAACGGCGGGCAGGATGGTTCGACGCCTATCTGACGTCCATTGTGGAGCGGGACATTCGGGATATTGCCCGCATACAGGAGACAACCACCATGCTGCGCCTGTTGCGGCTGCTGGCAACGCGCACGGCCAACCAGCTCAATCAGTCGGAGCTGTCGCGAACCATACAGGTGCCGAACGCCTCTCTGGGGCGGTACATGAATCTGCTGGAAAAGGTGTTCCTGATCCACTTCCTTCCGGCATGGTCCGCCAATCTGGGCAAACGACTGGTCAAGGCTCCCAAGCTCTACATGGTGGATTGCGGCCTTGCCGCCCATCTCATGGAAGCGGATGCCGACCGCCTGACCTCCTCGCCGGAAATCGCAGGGCAGCTTCTGGAAACGTTCGTGGTCAACGAAGTGCTCAAGCACCTGACTTGGAGTCGAGTCATGGCAACCCCGTACCACTTCCGCACCCATGCGGGCCTAGAAGTGGACCTCGTCCTTGAACGCCCCTCGGGCCAGCTCGCGTGCATCGAAATCAAGCACTCCGCCCAAGTCGCCGCCAAACACTTCCGGGGCCTCAAGTCCCTCCGTGACGATCTGAACAACCGCTTCCAAATCGGCGTTGTCCTCTACACCGGCACGGAAGTCGTCCCCTTCGGCGACAGGCTGTACGCCGTACCGCTGGGGGCGTTGTGGGAATAA